In a single window of the Solea senegalensis isolate Sse05_10M linkage group LG1, IFAPA_SoseM_1, whole genome shotgun sequence genome:
- the LOC122768215 gene encoding uncharacterized protein LOC122768215 isoform X1: MKRQNNVPFTHSATPKGVAPVYKQVPARVPKEFMEAMKRIPSKAADYANIRTPEPTAKTQPKTKKGKAQSSANKWRSSFKPLGDEDDDGDDGDDGGNDDDAANDQSSSGKVELYNPYDPGSPDSEIEKKDYNRSSSEQNQDHKLERQRLSPGISCRDNNRWDSTFSEPGSRHFVRRDFFPEPRTTESQGLSSGHRLPERQAYSPHAETLDRPVFGSLSRDVDHRICSPDMIIHSSSPQECLASYGGQKANGEERIRVLEHRREMTTVRLSPPKVQHDSKHHLGLKEKGQDPVTPATEVTRNRIKTVMMDESPVTCDLCDVELANGQELEDHLDSKNHWVTLEYIQQNNNYDDLAIAFLQDVMIYKSRHCSRAIEDSALLALQENDHMTKVEMFHCAACNIFVSTSALSVQTHITSQEHLANTREFGVQQRRTCLEKAGTIMKELKPQFELFVKGDKPFE, from the exons ATGAAACGTCAGAATAATGTTCCATTCACGCATTCAGCAACGCCAAAAGGAGTTGCTCCTGTATACAAACAGGTGCCCGCAAG AGTACCCAAGGAGTTCATGGAGGCTATGAAACGAATTCCATCAAAGGCAGCAGACTACGCAAATATCAGGACTCCTGAACCTACTGCCAAAACACAGCCAAAGACCAAGAAAGGTAAAG CACAATCATCTGCTAATAAATGGAGGTCTTCATTCAAACCACTaggagatgaagatgatgatggtgatgatggtgatgatggtggcaatgatgatgatgctgcaaATGACCAAAGCAGTTCAGGAAA AGTTGAACTTTACAACCCGTATGATCCCGGTTCGCCAGACTCGGAAATTGAGAAAAAAGATTACAACCGCTCTTCATCTGAGCAGAATCAGGATCACAAACTGGAACGTCAGCGTTTGTCTCCAGGAATAAGCTGCCGTGACAACAACCGATGGGACTCCACCTTCTCAGAACCAGGGAGCCGACACTTTGTCAGACGTGACTTTTTCCCTGAACCCAGAACCACCGAGAGTCAAGGTCTTAGTTCAGGTCACAGGCTGCCTGAACGACAAGCTTACAGCCCACACGCTGAAACACTTGATCGACCAGTGTTTGGTTCCTTAAGTAGAGATGTGGACCACAGGATTTGCAGCCCTGACATGATTATTCACAGCTCTTCCCCCCAAGAGTGTCTTGCATCTTATGGAGGACAAAAGGCcaatggagaggagaggataaGAGTCCTAGAACACAGAAGAGAG ATGACTACTGTTAGATTATCTCCACCTAAGGTACAACATGATTCTAAACATCACTTGGGGCTTAAGGAAAAAG GTCAGGATCCAGTCACACCTGCTACAGAAGTGACGAGAAACAGAATCAAAACTGTAATGATGGACGA gagCCCTGTcacctgtgacctctgtgatGTTGAGCTGGCCAATGGGCAGGAGCTGGAGGATCATTTGGACAGTAAAAACCATTGGGTGACATTGGAGTACATTCAGCAGAATAATAACTATGATGATCTGGCGATAGCTTTCCTGCAA GACGTAATGATATATAAAAGCCGTCACTGCAGCCGAGCCATAGAGGACAGTGCTCTTCTAG CTCTGCAGGAAAACGACCACATGACAAAGGTGGAAATGTTCCACTGTGCAGCTTGCAACATTTTTGTATCCACCTCAGCATTGTCCGTTCAGACCCACATCACCTCTCAGGAACACCTCGCCAACACAAGG GAGTTTGGAGTGCAGCAGAGACGTACTTGCCTTGAAAAAGCAGGAACCATAATGAAGGAGCTGAAACCTCAGTTTGAACTCTTCGTAAAG GGGGACAAGCCGTTTGAATGA
- the LOC122768215 gene encoding uncharacterized protein LOC122768215 isoform X3, with product MKRQNNVPFTHSATPKGVAPVYKQVPARVPKEFMEAMKRIPSKAADYANIRTPEPTAKTQPKTKKGKAQSSANKWRSSFKPLGDEDDDGDDGDDGGNDDDAANDQSSSGKVELYNPYDPGSPDSEIEKKDYNRSSSEQNQDHKLERQRLSPGISCRDNNRWDSTFSEPGSRHFVRRDFFPEPRTTESQGLSSGHRLPERQAYSPHAETLDRPVFGSLSRDVDHRICSPDMIIHSSSPQECLASYGGQKANGEERIRVLEHRREMTTVRLSPPKVQHDSKHHLGLKEKGQDPVTPATEVTRNRIKTVMMDESPVTCDLCDVELANGQELEDHLDSKNHWVTLEYIQQNNNYDDLAIAFLQDVMIYKSRHCSRAIEDSALLGK from the exons ATGAAACGTCAGAATAATGTTCCATTCACGCATTCAGCAACGCCAAAAGGAGTTGCTCCTGTATACAAACAGGTGCCCGCAAG AGTACCCAAGGAGTTCATGGAGGCTATGAAACGAATTCCATCAAAGGCAGCAGACTACGCAAATATCAGGACTCCTGAACCTACTGCCAAAACACAGCCAAAGACCAAGAAAGGTAAAG CACAATCATCTGCTAATAAATGGAGGTCTTCATTCAAACCACTaggagatgaagatgatgatggtgatgatggtgatgatggtggcaatgatgatgatgctgcaaATGACCAAAGCAGTTCAGGAAA AGTTGAACTTTACAACCCGTATGATCCCGGTTCGCCAGACTCGGAAATTGAGAAAAAAGATTACAACCGCTCTTCATCTGAGCAGAATCAGGATCACAAACTGGAACGTCAGCGTTTGTCTCCAGGAATAAGCTGCCGTGACAACAACCGATGGGACTCCACCTTCTCAGAACCAGGGAGCCGACACTTTGTCAGACGTGACTTTTTCCCTGAACCCAGAACCACCGAGAGTCAAGGTCTTAGTTCAGGTCACAGGCTGCCTGAACGACAAGCTTACAGCCCACACGCTGAAACACTTGATCGACCAGTGTTTGGTTCCTTAAGTAGAGATGTGGACCACAGGATTTGCAGCCCTGACATGATTATTCACAGCTCTTCCCCCCAAGAGTGTCTTGCATCTTATGGAGGACAAAAGGCcaatggagaggagaggataaGAGTCCTAGAACACAGAAGAGAG ATGACTACTGTTAGATTATCTCCACCTAAGGTACAACATGATTCTAAACATCACTTGGGGCTTAAGGAAAAAG GTCAGGATCCAGTCACACCTGCTACAGAAGTGACGAGAAACAGAATCAAAACTGTAATGATGGACGA gagCCCTGTcacctgtgacctctgtgatGTTGAGCTGGCCAATGGGCAGGAGCTGGAGGATCATTTGGACAGTAAAAACCATTGGGTGACATTGGAGTACATTCAGCAGAATAATAACTATGATGATCTGGCGATAGCTTTCCTGCAA GACGTAATGATATATAAAAGCCGTCACTGCAGCCGAGCCATAGAGGACAGTGCTCTTCTAGGTAAATGA
- the gtf2b gene encoding transcription initiation factor IIB, which produces MASTSRGDALALPRVQCPNHPEAILVEDYRAGDMICPECGLVVGDRVIDVGSEWRTFSNEKALKDPSRVGDAQNPLLNGGDLTTMISKGTGAASFDEFGNSKYQNRRTMSSSDRAMLNAFKEISTMADRINLPRNIIDRTNNLFKQVYEQKSLKGRANDAIASACLYIACRQEGVPRTFKEICAVSRISKKEIGRCFKLILKALETSVDLITTGDFMSRFCSNLGLPKQVQMAATYIARKAVELDLVPGRSPISVAAAAIYMASQASAEKKTQKEIGDIAGVADVTIRQSYRLIYPRAAELFPPDFKFDTPVDKLPQL; this is translated from the exons ATGGCGTCGACCAGCCG TGGAGATGCCCTGGCTCTGCCCAGAGTTCAATGTCCCAACCACCCTGAAGCCATTCTGGTGGAGGACTACAGAGCGGGGGACATGATCTGCCCTGAGTGCGGCCTTGTCGTAG GTGACCGTGTGATCGATGTGGGTTCAGAGTGGCGGACGTTTTCAAATGAGAAAGCCCTGAAAGACCCATCCAGAGTAGGAGACGCCCAGAATCCACTGCTTAATGGAGGAGACCTGACCACCATGATCAGCAAG GGAACTGGTGCAGCTAGTTTTGATGAGTTTGGAAACTCCAAGTACCAGAACCGGCGGACAATGAGCAGCTCCGACCGGGCCATGCTCAACGCCTTTAAAGAGATCAGCACAATGGCAGATCGCATCAACCTGCCAAGGAACATCATA GACAGAACAAACAACTTATTCAAGCAAGTTTATGAACAGAAGAGCCTGAAGGGCCGAGCCAACGATGCCATTGCTTCAGCCTGTCTCTACATCGCCTGCAGACAAGAAGGTGTACCAAGAACCTTTAAAG AGATATGCGCCGTCTCCAGAATCTCCAAGAAGGAAATTGGTAGATGTTTCAAGTTGATCCTGAAGGCACTGGAGACCAGCGTGGACCTCATCACCACGGGTGACTTCATGTCCCGCTTCTGCTCAAACCTCGGGCTGCCCAAACAGGTGCAGATGGCGGCCACCTACATCGCCAGGAAGGCTGTGGAGCTGGACCTGGTGCCGGGCAGGAGCCCCATCTCTGTGGCTGCAGCAGCCATTTACATGGCGTCCCAGGcatctgcagagaaaaagacCCAGAAAG AAATCGGAGATATTGCTGGAGTCGCAGACGTCACAATCAGACAGTCGTACCGACTCATCTACCCGCGTGCCGCAGAACTTTTCCCTCCAGATTTCAAGTTTGACACACCGGTCGACAAACTGCCCCAGCTGTGA
- the lrrc8da gene encoding volume-regulated anion channel subunit LRRC8D, whose product MFTLTEVASLNDIQPTYRILKPWWDVFMDYLGLVMLMLSIFAMTMQITKDQVACLPCLEDPDEASGPKPNSIPQQPTHQAATSAATGAPVLTTIPHISKDLPDEAVREIHITHQHTAVVAEKYVNQPQPTGVRTNLDYQQYIFVNQMCYHVALPWYSKYFPYLTLIHTLVLMVSSNFWFKYPKTSSKIEHFVSILGRCFESPWTTKALSETACEDSEENKQRLTSTTSAPKHVSSEGKDESTGVNSSTPMLGVKFSADKPIAEAPSSMTILDKKDGEQAKALFEKVRKFRAHVEDSDFIYKLYVAQTVVKTVKFILILSYTSTFMAKINFRHNCEPDIKQLTGYKKFFCTHNMAFMLNKLLISYMALILIYGMACLYSLFWVFRRPLKEYSFEKVREESSFSDIPDVKNDFAFLLHMVDQYDQLYSKRFGVFLSEVSENKLREISLNHEWTFEKLRQLVTRNSQDQLELHLFMLSGLPNAVFDLTDLEVLKLELIPEVRFSAKVSQMTSLQELHLCHCPAKVEQTGFAFLRDHLRCLHVKFTDVAEIPAWVYMLRSLRELNLIGNLSSENNKMIGLESMRDLRHLKTLCLKSNLSKMPTNITELSPHLIKLVVHNDGTKLLVLNSLKKMTSIIELELHSCELERIPHAIFSLINLQELDLKSNNIRTIEEIISFQHLKRLTCLKLWHNKIISIPSSIGQVRSLESLHLSHNKLESLPPALFTLPKLRHLDVGHNSITVLPPDVGLLQNLQHLAINSNKLEVLPKPLFRCTKLKVLCLGHNALTVLPESVGQLVQLTQLELRGNCLDRLPPLLGNCRLLRKHGLVVEDHLFDALPVEVKESISRETNVSFTSGL is encoded by the coding sequence ATGTTCACACTCACCGAGGTTGCGTCTTTGAATGACATTCAGCCAACGTACCGCATCCTAAAGCCATGGTGGGACGTCTTCATGGACTACTTGGGGCTGGTCATGCTCATGCTGTCCATATTCGCCATGACCATGCAGATCACCAAGGACCAGGTGGCATGCCTTCCTTGTTTGGAGGACCCTGACGAGGCCTCAGGACCTAAACCTAACTCCATCCCCCAGCAGCCCACACACCAAGCAGCCACATCTGCAGCCACTGGGGCTCCGGTGTTAACCACAATCCCGCACATCTCCAAGGATTTACCGGACGAGGCTGTTCGCGAGATCCACATCACTCACCAACACACTGCAGTGGTGGCAGAGAAATATGTCAATCAACCTCAGCCGACAGGAGTCAGGACCAATCTGGACTATCAACAATATATCTTTGTCAACCAAATGTGTTACCATGTTGCCTTGCCCTGGTACTCCAAGTACTTTCCATACCTGACTCTCATCCACACACTTGTTCTTATGGTCAGTAGCAACTTCTGGTTCAAATACCCCAAAACGAGCTCAAAGATTGAGCATTTTGTTTCTATTCTGGGACGATGTTTCGAGTCTCCCTGGACTACTAAGGCTTTGTCTGAAACTGCTTGTGAGGACTCGGAGGAGAACAAGCAGAGGCTGACCAGCACCACTTCAGCACCAAAACATGTGTCTTCAGAGGGGAAGGATGAAAGCACGGGCGTCAACTCATCCACTCCCATGCTTGGTGTGAAGTTCTCTGCAGATAAACCCATCGCAGAGGCCCCGAGCAGTATGACAATCCTGGACAAAAAAGATGGGGAGCAGGCAAAAGCCTTGTTTGAGAAAGTGAGAAAATTCAGAGCTCACGTGGAAGACAGTGATTTCATCTACAAGCTTTATGTTGCTCAGACTGTTGTCAAAACTGTTAAGTTTATCTTGATATTATCTTACACCTCAACCTTTATGGCTAAGATTAACTTTAGGCATAACTGTGAACCTGATATTAAACAGCTAACGGGATACAAAAAGTTTTTCTGTACGCACAACATGGCTTTCATGCTTAACAAGCTGCTTATTAGCTACATGGCTTTGATTCTGATCTATGGGATGGCGTGCTTGTACTCTCTCTTCTGGGTGTTTCGACGACCTCTGAAAGAATACTCATTTGAGAAGGTTAGGGAGGAGAGCAGCTTTAGTGACATTCCTGATGTCAAAAATGACTTTGCATTCCTTTTACACATGGTTGACCAGTATGACCAACTCTACTCCAAGCGCTTTGGCGTCTTCTTGTCTGAGGTCAGTGAAAACAAGCTGAGGGAGATCAGCCTCAATCATGAGTGGACCTTTGAAAAACTACGGCAGCTTGTGACCCGTAATTCACAGGACCAACTGGAGCTTCACCTTTTCATGCTCTCTGGACTCCCGAATGCAGTGTTTGACCTCACAGACTTAGAAGTGCTTAAACTGGAGCTGATTCCTGAGGTGAGGTTCTCGGCCAAAGTCTCCCAAATGACCAGCCTGCAGGAGCTGCATCTCTGCCACTGTCCTGCGAAAGTAGAGCAGACAGGTTTTGCTTTCCTCCGTGACCATCTTCGCTGTCTTCATGTGAAGTTCACTGATGTTGCCGAGATCCCGGCTTGGGTGTACATGCTAAGGAGTTTGAGGGAGCTCAACCTTATTGGCAACTTGAGctctgaaaataacaaaatgatcGGTCTCGAGTCCATGCGTGATTTGCGACATTTAAAGACACTATGCCTGAAGAGCAACCTGTCTAAAATgcccacaaacatcacagagcTTTCACCACATTTGATAAAACTAGTCGTGCACAATGATGGCACAAAACTGCTGGTGCTAAATAGTTTGAAAAAGATGACAAGTATAATTGAACTGGAGCTACACAGCTGTGAACTAGAGAGGATCCCCCATGCTATTTTCAGTCTGATCAACTTACAGGAGCTTGACCTGAAATCGAACAACATTCGAACCATAGAGGAGATCATCAGCTTCCAGCACCTCAAGAGGCTGACGTGCCTCAAACTGTGGCACAACAAAATAATCTCCATTCCATCCTCCATCGGCCAGGTCAGGTCTCTGGAGTCTCTCCACCTCTCACACAATAAACTGGAGTCCCTGCCTCCAGCTTTGTTCACTCTACCTAAACTGCGGCACTTGGATGTTGGCCATAACTCCATCACAGTGCTCCCTCCTGATGTTGGCCTCCTCCAAAACCTCCAGCACTTAGCCATCAACTCCAACAAGCTGGAGGTGCTGCCCAAGCCTCTCTTCAGATGCACCAAGCTGAAGGTGCTGTGTCTGGGGCACAACGCACTCACCGTGCTCCCAGAGAGTGTGGGTCAGCTGGTGCAGCTCACTCAACTGGAGCTGAGGGGAAACTGTCTTGACAGACTGCCGCCCCTGCTTGGAAACTGCCGCCTGCTGCGTAAACATGGCCTGGTTGTGGAGGATCACCTCTTTGACGCGCTGCCTGTGGAAGTGAAGGAGAGCATCAGCCGAGAGACCAACGTGTCCTTTACAAGTGGCTTGTAG
- the LOC122768215 gene encoding uncharacterized protein LOC122768215 isoform X2 yields MKRQNNVPFTHSATPKGVAPVYKQVPARVPKEFMEAMKRIPSKAADYANIRTPEPTAKTQPKTKKAQSSANKWRSSFKPLGDEDDDGDDGDDGGNDDDAANDQSSSGKVELYNPYDPGSPDSEIEKKDYNRSSSEQNQDHKLERQRLSPGISCRDNNRWDSTFSEPGSRHFVRRDFFPEPRTTESQGLSSGHRLPERQAYSPHAETLDRPVFGSLSRDVDHRICSPDMIIHSSSPQECLASYGGQKANGEERIRVLEHRREMTTVRLSPPKVQHDSKHHLGLKEKGQDPVTPATEVTRNRIKTVMMDESPVTCDLCDVELANGQELEDHLDSKNHWVTLEYIQQNNNYDDLAIAFLQDVMIYKSRHCSRAIEDSALLALQENDHMTKVEMFHCAACNIFVSTSALSVQTHITSQEHLANTREFGVQQRRTCLEKAGTIMKELKPQFELFVKGDKPFE; encoded by the exons ATGAAACGTCAGAATAATGTTCCATTCACGCATTCAGCAACGCCAAAAGGAGTTGCTCCTGTATACAAACAGGTGCCCGCAAG AGTACCCAAGGAGTTCATGGAGGCTATGAAACGAATTCCATCAAAGGCAGCAGACTACGCAAATATCAGGACTCCTGAACCTACTGCCAAAACACAGCCAAAGACCAAGAAAG CACAATCATCTGCTAATAAATGGAGGTCTTCATTCAAACCACTaggagatgaagatgatgatggtgatgatggtgatgatggtggcaatgatgatgatgctgcaaATGACCAAAGCAGTTCAGGAAA AGTTGAACTTTACAACCCGTATGATCCCGGTTCGCCAGACTCGGAAATTGAGAAAAAAGATTACAACCGCTCTTCATCTGAGCAGAATCAGGATCACAAACTGGAACGTCAGCGTTTGTCTCCAGGAATAAGCTGCCGTGACAACAACCGATGGGACTCCACCTTCTCAGAACCAGGGAGCCGACACTTTGTCAGACGTGACTTTTTCCCTGAACCCAGAACCACCGAGAGTCAAGGTCTTAGTTCAGGTCACAGGCTGCCTGAACGACAAGCTTACAGCCCACACGCTGAAACACTTGATCGACCAGTGTTTGGTTCCTTAAGTAGAGATGTGGACCACAGGATTTGCAGCCCTGACATGATTATTCACAGCTCTTCCCCCCAAGAGTGTCTTGCATCTTATGGAGGACAAAAGGCcaatggagaggagaggataaGAGTCCTAGAACACAGAAGAGAG ATGACTACTGTTAGATTATCTCCACCTAAGGTACAACATGATTCTAAACATCACTTGGGGCTTAAGGAAAAAG GTCAGGATCCAGTCACACCTGCTACAGAAGTGACGAGAAACAGAATCAAAACTGTAATGATGGACGA gagCCCTGTcacctgtgacctctgtgatGTTGAGCTGGCCAATGGGCAGGAGCTGGAGGATCATTTGGACAGTAAAAACCATTGGGTGACATTGGAGTACATTCAGCAGAATAATAACTATGATGATCTGGCGATAGCTTTCCTGCAA GACGTAATGATATATAAAAGCCGTCACTGCAGCCGAGCCATAGAGGACAGTGCTCTTCTAG CTCTGCAGGAAAACGACCACATGACAAAGGTGGAAATGTTCCACTGTGCAGCTTGCAACATTTTTGTATCCACCTCAGCATTGTCCGTTCAGACCCACATCACCTCTCAGGAACACCTCGCCAACACAAGG GAGTTTGGAGTGCAGCAGAGACGTACTTGCCTTGAAAAAGCAGGAACCATAATGAAGGAGCTGAAACCTCAGTTTGAACTCTTCGTAAAG GGGGACAAGCCGTTTGAATGA